The Perca fluviatilis chromosome 18, GENO_Pfluv_1.0, whole genome shotgun sequence genomic interval CATTCTTCTATAACACATCTGATACAATAACCTTTTTTAATGAAAACTATAAACCTAATATTCTAAAAGAATCCAAGATAATTTGTTGTTGTAGCGTTTGTTGAAATCATATCCATAAGTGACAGGAAATACACTTGAACCCAAGCTGTTCCCTAGCAACGTTAGAACTTGTATTCTTGAATAGGTCTGGTTTGATAGGCAATgtaacagacacacattcacaccaatGATGTGGTCTAAAGCATTAGGCAACACTAGCAAATGAGAAAATATAGAGATATAGTTGTCAGTAATTATATATTAGCACATTAGCACAACCTATATtgactgtgtctctgactggTTATAAGAAAAACACGCGTTAAATATCCAAAAAAGCTTAACATGTGTTCTATGATGCTTCACAGCCGAACTTGACCAACCTGCATGAATTATCCTCTCTGAACACAACATGTCTGCTAATGTGTCAAAGTAACGCTAGGCGTAGCACCTGTCAGACACAATGGCAAGTGCTTTTGATCAGGTATACAACAACATTTAGGAAAATGTGACAAGTGAATAGaatcaaaagaaaataaacacaaagtagGGCAATGGGAACCTGCTCTAGAACAAGGCAAGCAAGATGGTGGAACCACAAATGATTGGCGCTCTTGTCAAGGCTGTGGTCAAGGCTGTGGTCAAGGCTGCGGTCAAGGCTGCTATTGCTGTTAGTTGGGGGACTTGACTATAAAGTTAAAGCAATGTTGGCTATAAATAACAACGAGGATTGTGATATCACTGTGGCAAACGTCAAATCTCAGAAAGAAATGCCGACTTAAACCTGTAAAACAAAAGGGACTCTTGTGTCTGAGGACAGGAATCACAGATTGGGCCCACACTCTAATCTCTTCAGGTGGCTttgacatcttgtcatttgacaaatgacaagatgtccattgGTGCCAACTTTAGACACACCATGACAATGCATCATTTGGAGCCAATCGTGATTAAGAGCAGGGATTACTTTCCTAATGCTGCTTTCAATGGCCTCACAGAATCACATTCAGTCTAGGCAGGATGTGTTGGAGGTTAAAAAGACTTTTACTCAACTTCCTCAcgttttaattattaaaatcatGTGTATTCGCCTATGTAGACTGTATCCTTGTGAAAAGCAGTAATTGCATTTATGTGGTACAAATTAGCATTTTTTGTAATCTAACTGAGCGTATAGCTGATTTTGTTTGGGCATTTGTTTGGACTACGGTGATGGTCCAGTGTTCAAGCTTTCAGATCATTTATAACAGTCAACATAGGAACTCGTGCTGCACTGACATTAGCCCGACCTGTGGCCAGCTGCAGGCAAAGGGAAAGCgggtaaaacaaaaaacacaaatgatcaTGCTCACCACATAGGTTGATCCATTTTCTCCCGAACGAACCTCCGTTTCGGGTATGGAAAAATGCATTTTAGCTCAAAACACAGCCTGCTGCCTGACGACAAGTCCTCCAACGCCACAACAGCTTACGATGGAGAAGAGACCACAGTTTCACCACAAAGTCCACTGCAGAGACTGTCGGCGGGGACTACAGAGGAGGAGGCTCTCACACGGTTTATCCACTGGTTTGTAGGTCCGGGAAAAGCGTCGCCAGGCTGGAGGAGACTGTTGACGACTTTAATATCTGGCCAACAACTCATTTACCAACTAGCATTCGCATAAAACTTCTCCCACGTCAGTGTCAAACTTTTCTCACTGCCGTTCCCGCAGCAGCCATGTTGCAAGTGTTAAGTAATTACACCTTCACTATTAGCGTTAAAATATCCTTTTCATCCACTTATAAATAATTTGTGATAGCTTAAAATCACCTACTGTAATATTTGTTTCAACGTGTACAGGTAACTGTATATTATTAGCGTAACCAGATGAAGTTTCGGGATAAAAGGTGCAGTTGCTTCCTGCAAACCCCACAGCGTCGCAGAGCCGTTGTCAAACCTTTCGAAATATCAGGGGAGACAGTTGCACTTTTTGTGGTTTTGCTTGTTTTTCCTGTCTCCTACTTTGCTGAAGAGAAATCGACACGGCGACGGAGGAAACTCATAGATAAAATGTGATAGAAATCGCAGAGAAAGCAGATATACCAGCGGAGTCAAGTCATTCTGTGTTCACTGTATCTAGTGGCCCATCAAGAGGCATTGCAACAATCCTTCTGGGCCAACCCATCTCATTTTCAGATGGGGGTGGTCCACTCTTCGCGGGTAAGAAATAAGAGAACACTGGCATGATTTCAGTCACACGTATTACACTAAAATGCCTAACGGTATAATATAATGTTATACATATGTTACAAAAATGGTTTTCTATATTTTGAGTCTCATAAAATCATCTAACTTGAAGTCCCCACTTTCTTTGGTGCAACCCAAAGTGACAGGGAAAGCGCAGTCAAAATGCATTACAGTCAGGAAAGAAAATGCGTCTAGATTTTGTCAACAATGTTAGAAATTTAATGACAAAGAACTGTTAATGTTACGAACTACTTTTTTTCTGGTGGGCCTTGttgcacaaaaatatattttaaatgagaaaaaaatgctcGAATGCATTGAAGGTTAGAGAATATACTTGCATTAAAACATGAAATTAAACCCATATTGGATTAGCTGCTAAATTAATTATTTGAGCATATTATCAAATTTGCTGCACAAATAAACGCGCTAAATGCTTACTATATTTATTCACGTGTTGCTGTTTATTCTACACTGGCAGATCATGTCAGCATAAGCTCCAAATTGAGTGTATGCGTAACTGCAGCGCAAAATTAAATTAGACTTGTGGATAACGTGTTGGACCACCTTCCTGTCACATGTCTGCTACAGTAGGATCATATGACTTCAGTCGATGAAAATGAAAGCTGGGTGCAGCCAGCTGAAATCTGTAGTGCTTATTTTGATCTTTAATTTAAGTTTTTACGCAAGTTATCAACTGACTGAGCTGCAGGTAAGACTTGGATTTGGCAATGTAACAGCTGCAGTCTTTACcagaataaataaattacacatTATATTCAGATATCATTAAAAACACCTTGTTTCTGTAACGTTAGGTGCCAGCGAGGATGAACGGGATTGTTGTTTACAACATACTTTTTTCTTGCGTAATGACTTGTAATCATAGGTATGTGAGCTCTGCAGCGGTACAGTCCTAAACGGCACCGTAGTGGGCCGGTTTTGCTCCTCGTCCGCTGGTCGGATAGACGGGCGCTGCTGCTTGAGAAATGACAACACAAGCAACCCTGAACACATCATCGGGTAGGATTTAAATGTCGGCTTCAGGGTCTATTGGAAATATAGGGATTATATGTTATTACACCAAGATACAAATCGCCTGTGATATGGTAAAAGTTAACAAATATTGTACAGAATAAccagtataaataaataagttactaggcaaaaaagtaaacaaaagtaatttatttctgtatgtatttttgtttttgattcttAGTATTATATATTTGTCAATATGATATTCAGGATGCGTACCTTCAATTCTTTGGCAAAGTAATCAATATCACTGTACAGACATAAAAGTGTAACCATTTGGCAACCAAAGGAAGGTCATTAGAATTTTTTTAGTattcttattttgaaaaactactTTATTACTGTTACCATTTCAGAGTATACCTGTGGTCTGGTCATTCTTAATTATGCCCTTCGTTCATTTTCTAAAAGCTTAAGAGGAGCATTGAAAATAAGACATTGTTAGGTTGAGGCAACCTTTTTTTCTGCTCAGTTATGAATTTGTATAAAAACAGACCTTCACAGACTGTGTATTCTaggccagtggttcccaacctggggtccgggcacccccaggGGGGGCGTAAGTCTtcatctggtttgaggttgaggtaaaaaaataaatatttgcacgttaaacaaattatgataataggcctacactagaatatataatgtgtacaaaagtctgtatgaaaactatatattttgttgtatccttgtttttcctgccgccaaggcatcactattttatgaatgaaacatggcagtgaaacgtaacagtgctgataaatcctctgtatcaaaaaagaaagtaaggctctatctcgagagttagcCCTACCTCAACTTTGGTTTCGGGGCTCAGCTTtccttagacatgagtagggggggggcgccgaggaaaaaaggttgggaaccactgttctAGGCTGCCAGTGCTAATTATGTAGCCTCAGTCCCAGTTTAATACTAATGACAACGTGTACGCATCTGCAACTTTTAAGAGTAAGATCTACATGGTGTATACAAGTTTGTTAATGTTTCAACaaggtttttttgtttgtgtcagGTTGGATCTGTCCAATTGTTCACTAACTCATGTGGAGGATCTTCAGGGAGCATCAACAGCTTTAATGATGTATGTACAGTAACTACAGATTCATACCTTTTCACACAACATGCAGCATAGTTTACAGACAAAATAGTGACTCTAGGAGGTTATTTTTAAGGAAAAGAAATCACATAACTACTGTTCATGTTGATTCTGCATGATCATATTGACACGTTCCACATGATAAATAGTTGTAGACTTCTGCACTCATGCACTCAAAGAAATGTACGTGGGCTATTCCTCAGAATGTTGTTAGTGTTGATAAGATCAGGAGTTTGGAAAGTTTCTATTCCTAGCAACATTCATCTCTCCTACTTGCAAGGACCAGAACTCTTCAACTGCTCTTAAGAGACAGAACGAAATAGAGCTAAAGCAAATCAACCCGACACAAGTACATAATTAAAGCACTTCCAGTATAAGGAATATGTATGCCCatgtcttatttattatttatatatatttggaaTCATTTGTCTTTGCccttaaaaaagttttttactttatgaacttttgCTTTACAGAGACCTCTCACTAAATCCTATTGTCAACATCAGCGACACAGCATTTCAAGGATTTATTGAGTTAAATTACATGTAAGTGTTCCATTACAAAAACTGAACTATGACAGCTGCTCATGAGTAtaaagttttatatatatatatatatatatatatatatatatatatatatatatatttttttttttacaactattTTTCTCTGTCTATAGAATTTTGCCACAAGACATAGTTTGTCCAGGCGGCAACACTTCTTGGGGAAAGGTGGAGGTCAAAGAGGGAACTCGTCTTTGTGAAGGCCAAAAAGATATGTGCAACCAAACTGGACAGCTGTGTAAGTTCCCATCCGATACTCTTCCATTGTAACACATACGTAAGATCTAAAACTGCAGTAGCCATCTGATAATACATGACAACTGTTCATCTCCAAATTATAAACAATCCTCAGCCATTAACTGCCCGGAGAACTCCCTCTGCGCCCCCTACGGCCCCGGCTTCTCCGAGTGCAGCTGTGCTGACAACTATCATGGATACAAGTGTCTTCGAGAGGTCAGTTCTGCAAGCAGCTTTATTTGAATCATTCACATTACCTTCTTTCATTACTAAGTTTAACATTGGATGCATGTGCATATTTtgattatttaaagttgtgtatttattttaattaattaaattattgaATAGGGGGAGTTCCCGGCTCTGCAGGTGTTTGGGCCTCTTGGAGCATCAACAGTGGTGATCTCTTTCCTGCTGTGGGTCACCCAGAGACGTAAAGCCAAATCATTCTAAGCTGAGCTGCAGTCGACTTCTTTATCTGCAATGATCTACTGAGCTGAAACTGAAAGGGAAAATGCTGACATAAAGCCTGAGGTTATCCCCAGGCTTCTTCTAAACATTGTTTTATTCTTCTTTTGTGTAACAGATATATTTTATCAAGGTAAAAACTGacattgactttttgttttatacTGCATCATGAGTGCAATTTTAGAGAGAAAATAATTTCAAcaagttttacatttttggcaATAATAGCGGTTaccattttaattattttttgacagTAGTTGTTGGGTCCGGTGTAGTTGACCGACACAAGATACTAATGAAGAGGTTGGGGTGAAGAAAGTTCTGAGGGCTTGCTCGCTGTTAACTGTGCCAAAAATGCACTGAATGTGTACGGGTTTACACGATGGAATGAAGTCAGGTTTACTCTATGAATCATGATGTGAACCATCAGTTTTTCCGTTaagttagataaaaaaaaagtgggacATTGAGTTTGACTTACTACAGCATTTTATTTAGTGGTCACCTGCTTTCATGCTGTTACCATATCTCGTATGTATCAACTCCAAGAAGACACAAGACTCAAAATGTCGTGTGCCTACTGTTGAGTTACACTGAACTCATCTGCTAAAATGTGTTCATAAGTCACATGTGGAAACTGTCTCGATGTTGATGGGTGAGTAGTTTTGACGCTTCTTATCAATGAGATTCAGGGttctaataaaatataaaaaacagtaCAGACTGTATATTGCTTTGCTTGAGTTACCACCATGAAATTATGCCCATACAATGTTACCTAATTGGAAAAGACAAAGTGTCACAAACAGTTCTAGGGCTGCTCACAGTGTGCGCTGTGAATAAAATGTTGTTCCCTCCAACTTGTTTCCCCCTCACGTACAAGACTAAAATGTGTGCCAATACGAAGTTTCAAGAACGTGAGCATCATGTGTTGCCATTGTGGACACACACAATCTGAGATCCTATGCCAAAAAATGTTTTACCACCTGGTTTACATTTTTCTCTTCTTTATCCTGTTCAATTGATCAGGTCATTAAAATCACATCAAATGAATTTCCTGGCTCACATAAACTCTTCAGAGATACTGCAGCTCCAACTGTAATTAGGGAAGCATTTCTGGCTGCTTTTAAAATTGCATGCTGTGGTTGACCACGAGTGCGTGTTGTGAAACACAGTGGAATTGTTCTGTTCTAAATAATGGCAATTAAATGTTCTGTTGTAAAGAAACAGTTCACAACATGGATCTATTAACTTCGTGCCTATACCCAATATTAAAAAGGACAGAACTACCCTCCTCACCCCAAGAGAATCAAGCCTCTGTAATTATCCAATCCTATCATAAAATCACACATGGACTCTGGTTAAAAAGCTTATGCCATTTCAGATATATATTTATTGCATGCTAAGAGCATTTGGTATGCAAGCATTCAAGCTCGCAAACTCCCCAGATCAAAAACACAGAGACTGATGTGAGCAGGAGGTCGTTCACTGGTCCACGTTTTTGACTCGCAGCACCACAGGGACCGAGGTGCACGGGATCATTCCCAGATCCGTGATGACTAAGTCCACGAAATCAGGCGGCGTCACGTCATACACCAAGTTAAGCAGGCCGAGTGAGGGCACGTCCTGCCAGTGCTCTAGCTGAGTCTTCCCTTTACGGGTCACAATGAGGTCATCGGGGTCATCTGGCGAGGACAGATAAAGATTCATTCTCTAATCTGATGTTTGGAAGAAATCTGATCGATACAGAGTCAGCATTTGaaattttatatttatgttcaACAATTCAACGAGCCGCAGACTATTTCCCCCATACCTAGTTCATTGGACACGAAGGAATCTGTCTGCACCCTCTCACAAAACTTGTAGGTCTCACAACACACCAGCACAGGCACGTTAAAGGCTTTGGCCACCAGAGCTATCTGTGACGTCCCCACGCGAGACATTACGTAACCGTTGGCCAGCAGAGCGTGAGCGCCAAGGAACACCTTCGATACCTATGGAGGCCCAAGTTCAAGGTGTTATGACATAAACGCACAAAAAAAACTGAGTAAAGAAATTGAACGTGCTTTGACTACTCCTTGGGTAAATATCAATGCCTTGCTCTCTCTACCAAGGCTCGAATGTACCtctggaagaatgtaggagacGGCCGAGATAAGGACGTAGGTGCAGCTGATGCCTCTCTGGACAAGGCGCCTCAGGGCCTCCCGGCCCTCCAGTCGAGGCCTGCTGTCCACCACGATCACACGGAACTTTATGTTCTTCTCAAAGGCCTCGCACAGGATGTGGTTGACCAGCGACGAGCTGAGCAGAGAAAGGAAACAGGAGTAGAGAGATGGCGGTGATGTCAGAGGAGAATGTGGAAGGAGAGTGAGAGTTTTATGGGCGAGACCAGAAATGGGGAAGAGAAAGTGTTAGCGTGGTTAAAAAGTAGGATTTTAGGTCTGGATACACGagtgttgcatttgttttgcatGACAAACAATGAAGCAATGTTTGGTAACAGGGAACTGCAGACTCTACAGCTGAAACTAAAATACACACAGTTGCATGTCAGCTTTCAGAGGCTTACCATCCATAAACTAGAATGACATCTCCATTACTGATCTTTTCTATAGAGGACTTGGCAATAGCTTTAGCAGCAAGGATGATCTTCTCATCAATGTAGCACTCGATACAGCTCAGCAGTTTGCTCTTTGCctaaacagagaaagagagactgcatgagggggtggggggggagagatAGCAACAGTAATCAGTAATATTAAGTCTAATCTATAGAATAGGTCCGCTGCAACATGTTAACTTTATGATCTCTGGCTGAATTGTGAGAAAAACAAGTGTAACAATGACCTCTTCTTCTTTGCATTGACTAGGAATATTGGAGATCTCTTTCTTGATGTATTTGATTGCATTACCCATGCTGGCTGACAGAGGGCGACACTGATTCAAAAAACTGCAAGAAAAATAAGTCAAACGAttaattttatttgttaaaCTCTAACATTTAATTCATTAAGTGGCACATTAGGAGAACAGTTAGTAGTAAAACATTTGCCGATTAAGACTCAGTAAAACTAAGTCATGATACATGactaaacaattttttttttgtacctgaTATAAGGTTTCAGCTTGTTGACCAAGTCTCTAGATAGCTCCTCATTTGGAGGCGTAGTATAGTCCCTTATTACCTGAAGCGGGAAAAATAACATTGCTTTTAGTTTGTTCATTTTAAAtctgttcacaataaaaaaaagtgtgtcaACCTAACATTAGAGAATGCAATTTCTGAAGATATTACGGTGGGTGTGCttgctgctgaaaatgtgacGCTGAGCTGCATTGTTGGATGGACAGCCAGGAGCTGAACTTTGCATTGCTTGATACTGGACTGTATTGCTGACTTAACTTTGTATGAAGGAGGAACTGAAGGAACCAGTAACAGTAACATTGCAACAACATGAAGGCTATGAGGAGTGTTTCTCCATCTTGCATTTTCATTGTAGGTAATTACAAACAAATGAAACCTTGCTTTTTTGGTCTAAACACAGGAGACGAAGGACAATGGGACGGTAAAGCCTAAACAGTGTGTTCTCTGTACCTGTTTGAAGGCATGCAGCAGGGCAACAGAGCGCGCATTGGATCCTGCCACAATGCCCTGTGAATACTGGAGACCCAGGCGAACTATAGCAGGATGAATCACTGTGGAGGGAATGCTgcaaca includes:
- the atraid gene encoding all-trans retinoic acid-induced differentiation factor; amino-acid sequence: MKMKAGCSQLKSVVLILIFNLSFYASYQLTELQVCELCSGTVLNGTVVGRFCSSSAGRIDGRCCLRNDNTSNPEHIIGLDLSNCSLTHVEDLQGASTALMIDLSLNPIVNISDTAFQGFIELNYIILPQDIVCPGGNTSWGKVEVKEGTRLCEGQKDMCNQTGQLSINCPENSLCAPYGPGFSECSCADNYHGYKCLREGEFPALQVFGPLGASTVVISFLLWVTQRRKAKSF
- the eif2b4 gene encoding translation initiation factor eIF-2B subunit delta isoform X2 → MADSGVTDEPKDDVHRAKSEGKELTKEEKQRLRKEKKQQKKNKERKDEKASQESEKKKKNKEEKPVSAAAPGSQPPTQPSTQKAPSAVPAPAPVPVPVSETPALADKPAKSKADLKAERRARQEAERASKQAATSKPKAPPNELQPVVKRLPEHVQVDNPGVLKKLAKKLERQQIPLRSDYGYKVSLFSHLHQYSRKAPLTQQLSIPSTVIHPAIVRLGLQYSQGIVAGSNARSVALLHAFKQVIRDYTTPPNEELSRDLVNKLKPYISFLNQCRPLSASMGNAIKYIKKEISNIPSQCKEEEAKSKLLSCIECYIDEKIILAAKAIAKSSIEKISNGDVILVYGCSSLVNHILCEAFEKNIKFRVIVVDSRPRLEGREALRRLVQRGISCTYVLISAVSYILPEVSKVFLGAHALLANGYVMSRVGTSQIALVAKAFNVPVLVCCETYKFCERVQTDSFVSNELDDPDDLIVTRKGKTQLEHWQDVPSLGLLNLVYDVTPPDFVDLVITDLGMIPCTSVPVVLRVKNVDQ
- the eif2b4 gene encoding translation initiation factor eIF-2B subunit delta isoform X1 → MADSGVTDEPKDDVHRAKSEGKELTKEEKQRLRKEKKQQKKNKERKDEKASQESEKKKKNKEEKPVSAAAPGSQPPTQPSTQKAPSAVPAPAPVPVPVSETPALADKPAKSKADLKAERRARQEAERASKQAATSKPKAPPNELQPVVKRLPEHVQVDNPGVLKKLAKKLERQQTPGCNAATNVKIPLRSDYGYKVSLFSHLHQYSRKAPLTQQLSIPSTVIHPAIVRLGLQYSQGIVAGSNARSVALLHAFKQVIRDYTTPPNEELSRDLVNKLKPYISFLNQCRPLSASMGNAIKYIKKEISNIPSQCKEEEAKSKLLSCIECYIDEKIILAAKAIAKSSIEKISNGDVILVYGCSSLVNHILCEAFEKNIKFRVIVVDSRPRLEGREALRRLVQRGISCTYVLISAVSYILPEVSKVFLGAHALLANGYVMSRVGTSQIALVAKAFNVPVLVCCETYKFCERVQTDSFVSNELDDPDDLIVTRKGKTQLEHWQDVPSLGLLNLVYDVTPPDFVDLVITDLGMIPCTSVPVVLRVKNVDQ